The genomic interval gagagacagagagagagagacagagacagagagagagagagagagagagagagagagagagacagagacagacagagagagagagagagagagacggatggagggacagagagagaaatatctcTAGTGAGCACACACTGCCTGACTTAGACCAGCATGTTAAAATCACGTGTCGTGCACATGCCCAGTAGCTCTCCTAAACTCACTTGGCGATTGGGTACTCCCACATGTAGCCCCACCCTCCGTGCAGCTGAAGACACTCAGTGGCCACCTTGTTCTGCAGGTCGGACGCCCTGAGGAGCAACCAGGAAGttagggagaggtgggaggagtcagagggagcCAGCTATGCGAGGGGAGGACACATTAAAAAGTCGACTCGGGTTCAGGAGTCACTTGTGTCCTCACCAGTATTTGGCCATGGAGGCGGTGTTGGAGTCCAGGCGTTTCTCGGCGTGAAGCTGAAGGCAGCTGTCGACAAAGGCCCGACCCACGCAGATGTCGGTCTTCAGCTCGGCCAGCTTGTGCTGCACGGTCTGAACCAGGAGACGAGAGCACAGCTGTTAACGGTGCACCTCAAATCACAGCTCGTCAAGCTTGAACAGTGTGCTAGGACACAGCAGAGctacaggaggggggaggggaaattaggagtgagggtgaggggaggagagggtaaggtgaggagcggggggtgaggggaggagcggggggtgaggggaggagcggggggtgaggggaggagggtgaggggaggccaGTCAGGCAGTACTCCGACCTGCAGGTGGGCAATGGTCTTGCCGAAAGCCTTGCGCTGCATGACGTAGTTCCTGGTCTCCTCAAACATGAACTCAGAGCTGGCCATGCCCATGTCAGCGATCAGCAGGCGCTCCTGGGAaccacagcacagagagagagagctgctcagCAAAGACATGAGCTCTCACTTAACTGTGCTGTAACGGTGACCCCAGAGTGAGTCTCCTACCTGAGGCAGCTCGTTCATCAGGTAGTAGAAGCCCTTGTTGACCTTCCCCAGGAGGGCGTCGGCAGGGAGACGAACATCCTCGAAGAACAGCTCTGCCGtgtcctggagagggagggagtggagagggagggagggcggcgaGCTTAGAGAGGTAGTCTAACCCTTCAAAAAACGAGGTCAACGTAGCCTGTGCATCTCCACGCGGCTCCCTGGGCCTCTCCTCACCTGGGCCTTGAGGCCGATCTTCTCCAGCTTGCGTCCCTTCTGGAAGCCCTTCatgccctcctccaccaggaacAGGCTGATGCCGTGGGCGGCCGTGCGAGCCTCGCGGTCCGTCACCGCCACCACGATCACCACGTCGCTCATCCAGCCGTTGGTGATGAACACCTGGggcggagaggagacaggacgaGTCAAAAGATCAGCGTCAAGGATGGTGGTTCGGTCGGAAGACTCGCGGCAACAAACGTGTATAAAACCAGCCAACATGCCAACCCTGTTGGTAGgggtgtgtctcccccccccatagGTTAGGGCACATGCTACGTGCTCTGGTCTGGTTCTGTTGAACCCCTCGGCCTGGCGACAGGTCGCCAGCGCGGACCTGAACTCACCTTGTTTCCGTTTAGGATCCAGTCACTGCCGTCCTGCTTGGCGTTGGTCCTGACGCCCTGCAGATCGCTGGGCCAGCAAAGAGGGGAGGGATTAGTACACAAGCATACGCTGGTAGAAGCCTTAAAGTCAAAGACTCACATCAATAGTGTTTGCCAGGGATAACCCAAGTCAAACTGTATGCTGAggtgttttaaaaaaaattattattaatttttttaatcagcTTGAGCGAGACGTGCTAAAACAATGTCTGAGCGCTCACCTGCCAGCGCCTGGCTCTGTCATGGCGATGGCGCCGATGCATTTCCCAGCAGCCATCGTGGGTATGAAGCGATCAATCTGCGCCTTGCTGCCATAGTTACTGATGTAGGGCATGACGATCTCAGAATGCAGAGCGAAGCCAGGGCCAGAGCAGTTAGAATAcatcctgggacacacacagggggagaggggggggagtgtgtgtgtgtctgtgtgtgtgtgtgtgtgtgtgtgtgtctgtgcgcaaACCATGGTCAGGTCAGACCATGGTCAGGTCAGGTCTATTCTTATCCAATCCCCCAACTGCTCTGGCAGGTCAGCAAACCGCCAGATCTGTGACTAGGGTCTGTGCTTTAAAAGAGTGACCACCTCGTGTTATCCAGTATTCTACAGAACTGGGGCCGGGCAGATCCGCAACATGAGATatgcctggggtgtgtgtgtctgtgtacacgtgtgtgtcacTCACTGCTCCTCCCACACCACGGCGGCTGACAGCAGGTCTCCTCCGATCCCCCCGTGCTCCTCCGGGGTGTACACACCCAGCAGCCCCTGCTCCCCAGCCTTCTCCCACAGCTCCCTGCTCACCTGGCCTGCCTTCTCccacctgagagagggagggcgagagggagagaacgagagagagcgagaacgagagagagagagagaacgggagagagagaacgggagagagagaacgggagagagagcgagaacaagagagaacgagagagaacgagagatgcAAACTTATCAGCACTGACTGGTCTAACAAAACCATGTGCATATCAGCAATCAAATTGAACATCTCAAAAGCCAGAGCCAGAGAATCCCAGGGAGACATCATTGAGGCTCTGAGCATCTGTAGGTTAGTGGtttccaatcctggtcctcagggaagccctgtcctgcacgttctagacgtttccctgctccaacacacctgattcaaatgaatggtcgtcaTCAGGGTTCTGCTGAGctagataacaacccattcatttgaatcaggcgtGTTGgatcagggaaacatctaaaacataaaAGACAGGGGGTCCAATATTAGGCGGTCCTACGTACTCTTTGTGGTAGGGCACCACTTCCTCTTGGAAGAAGCGTCGCACGCTCTGTCTGAAGAGGTCGTGGTCCTCGGAGAAGATCCTGCGCGTGCCGATGTCCATCAGCGTCTTGGCGCTGGACGTCTCGGGGCGAGAGGGGGCCGCGGGCTCcccaggctggggctggctgtGTTGCATTCTGGGAAACACAAGCTCAGGTATGGATCATGATTGCATGATGAGGGCATGCTTGCCTGAAACCAGAAACAGTCCTTGGTCATCATCAAGCTTTGGGGCTTGATTTAAGTAGTCTTGCGTATGATATTAAATCTCTCAGCTGTGTAGTCTGACGGGAGAGTGGGTCTTCGCTTGGCCTGCTGGTGTACGGTTGACTTATCAAGTCGAGTTGGTTAATGTCTAGACGCCTTCAGCGACAACGCAATACCAACCCTTCAGCGCATGAATATTCAATACAAAAGAGTAAATGTCTAACTCGGTAACAGATGAATTGAGGACAAACGATGTATTAATAGACCAAGCTTCTGTATCAGTTGGCACCAACAGGGTCAGGAGCAATGTAGGTACTGAAAATGTGGCAAAGGTCGCGGTGTTATTGACGTATCGAGCTTGCCAACTTCTAAACAAAGTTTAGTTTAGAGATCTAGGACAGAGCAACATACGGCCAACATTAAGTTTATATACACAGTATCTAATACATGTTTCGTAGTTTATTTATGATGGTAAAACTCATGTAGTTTCAAGCTAgagctaggtagcctagctgTAGCCTAGTATGTCAATATTTGTTCCACGCTCAAACAATATTTAAGGTAGCCTAGCGTACACACCTGCCATTGGCGGTTGAAAGCGCTTGTCCACTGCGCGAAACATTTCGTaatccagacagacaggtttttACAGCTTTCTGGACAAACATTTTTCAGTCTTCAGGTTCAACACGTCCGATTCGTCGACAACAGAAACACACCTGTTGTTCTTTCGGCTTTTTTGGATATAACGTCGTCTTCTTCTTGGTGAGTTAGAAATCAGGAGTTCACACTGGCTTTTAACATTACTGCCCTCTACTGGAAAAAAACTAAATTAAATATGTTTAAAGCAGTGCGTGCAGTAACTCGACTCATTTCAGGATCGTCAATATCTCCATTAAACATTTCAGGATCATCAAAATCACGATTACATATATTTTTACCAACACATATGAAATGTATCGCCAATAATTTGTATCTATCATTTGTCACACATGAAATTCACGAGAAAAGTTTTGGATGTGCTTATTCATGTGATTTTGAGGCTATTTAAAACCTTGTTATGTGAGTACGTGGCCATACATGGTTCGTGAAAGGCAAGTCTGATGTGTCTATATCCTATCATCATAGACCGACAAATACTTTTCCCAATCTGGTCAAAACTCTCATACATCTCTAAAGTACTGAATTTCTCTTAATTCAATTGTTAGATTACTTTACAGTCATGTGACATGAATATCTTTGTGAAGAACTCTCTTTTTTAACACCTAGGACAATTTATGGTTGTAAGTGTGCTAACTTTCCACTGTAAAAAACATGAAATccattttatatcaatatatatcTGTGAATATATTTTATGAGGATTTTTCTGACTTGTATAACATATTTAATACGACTATAGAATAATACTTGGGATAATGAAGAAAATATGTCCCCAAAGACTAATATTTATGTGACAGAATAACAGTTTGGCTAAAGAATAATATTTAGGCTACAGAATAATACTTGTGCTATGGAATAATACTTGGGCCATAGAATAAATCAAAGACGAAGAATCAAACCAGGTGGGATGTACTTTTGGAAAAGTTTATTCTGAATCGACAgagtgaaaataaataaaactttgagggaaggagggaggtttgGCGGCCAATCCACCATCTCGTCCAGCAGCCTTAGGCGTTGCTGGGATACGTGATGTCACAATGGAGGGAGGTGAGCGGGACAGAGGGAACAACCCCCACTTGATGAGTGGTCACgccccctcccctaaccccgCCCCCAAGTAGAGAAGACACGCCCCCAGGggagggtccaggagggagggctacaACGGAGAGGTACAGCTtccaaagagaggaggaggaggaggaggagttgaaAAGTGACGgacgaaaagaaaaaaactgaacGCATTTGCTTTGACATCCCATAGTCTTTTTCTTTCCTAGATTGGTCTTAGAAACAGTGTGGATGTCCTGACACCATGGGGTCTGCATATGAGCTCCATCCCCTTCAGCACTCCAGCAGTGGGCTTGCTTACACAGACAGGATGTGTTTGACGAATGCTGtaatagaggaggggagggacatgAACCACACAGGCTCAATATAGATGGTATCTACGTGAGTTAAACATGAGCTTTCAAAGTACAGTGTGACAGGTCTGGAACGATGGGTTTTATGTCCTAAacgacatcagaatcagaatgggtttttattcgccatgaaagtttgcacagacaaggaatttactttggctgaAAGATaccgaccgaggcagccattatcAGCGCCCGCTGACATGATGGGTTTGTTGTAAACACGGCAGACCCTTGACTCTTGGCACATGCGTACATTCATAGCAACATTGAGGTGTTTCGTAGTGTTTAGTGAGGGAAATCAAAGGGGTTTCCCCTTTAACCTACCCTCGTAATGGACACTGCCGTTCTCATCCTCCTGGCCTGACATGAGGGCATCAATCTCGGGCTCGGTCATCTTCTctcctgagggaggaggggacacaCAGGGGGTAAGAAACACTCGCTCTCCACTCACTGTGTGGTAATGTTactatgtttaatatgtctATATTAGGGCCGGGACTCACCCAGTGTGCCCAGCACGATGCGCAGCTCAGCGCCCATCACTGTGCCGTTGCCCTCCTTGTCGAAGACGCGGAGGCCCTCAACGTAATCGTCCAAGGTGCCCTTGGGGATGACGTCCACCTGCTGCAGCATAGGCAGGAAGGCGTCGAAGGCCAACCGCTTGTTAGCCAGATCTGCCGAAAGGACAGAGGAAAccgagatcacacacacaagtcgTGATCACAGacccaaatgacacacacagaacatgagCTTTCTGACAGCTATCCAGCCGAGAATCAACATATAAAGCATCttcttatgttttttttttgttgttgtttttttttgcatgtgTTTGCTTATCACTGCTAGATAGACGACATGTGTTTTCGACAGTTTGTCGGACCCTTTTATAAAATGACATCACAACAGGAGAACTGGGCCTTTCACTGTGTCGACAGGCTGCTAAGACACTGTTGTGCATTGGCCATGAAGCTAACAAGATGACCCAGGGACCCTCACCATCTGCAGATGGGTTTCCCAGAATCTTTGCCACGTCCTTGTTGGTGGGATTCTGTCCCAGGGCGCGCATGATGTCAGCTACCTGGTTGTATGCCACCTGGCTGTCACCAACTCTGTCGAAGAGACCGAATGCCTCCTTGaagtctggagagagggagagagagagggagagggagagagagagggagagagagggagagagagagggaagagtgtGAGCAAGGTGGGTGACAGAatgccccccccaaaaaatctgtgtacaaattatttaaaaaaataaaaacaaaaatagaCAAGACAGAATGTGCTATCTTTTTGACACCAAAGTAGCTCAGTCTAAAAGCAGCTCTTAGATGCTGGTGTCGCACACCGCTGCTGCCCGCAGGTCAAAGACAGCGAAAGCCGGATTCTTCCCTCATTGTCTCGTTAATCACACGCGACAGCTGTGGGCACGGCGACCGGCAGCAAGGTAGCCGGGATCAGAACAAGGCTTAGCTATTTCTATGTTCTCCTCCAGGAACCCTAATTGAAAGTCGTCTGTTGACAGATTCATACTCTTAAGTGATTTCTGAGCAGCCgcagttgccccccccccccccctaccccccaacCCCTACCCCCCAGCTGTGTTTGAGAGGCA from Osmerus eperlanus chromosome 21, fOsmEpe2.1, whole genome shotgun sequence carries:
- the acadl gene encoding long-chain specific acyl-CoA dehydrogenase, mitochondrial, which gives rise to MFVQKAVKTCLSGLRNVSRSGQALSTANGRMQHSQPQPGEPAAPSRPETSSAKTLMDIGTRRIFSEDHDLFRQSVRRFFQEEVVPYHKEWEKAGQVSRELWEKAGEQGLLGVYTPEEHGGIGGDLLSAAVVWEEQMYSNCSGPGFALHSEIVMPYISNYGSKAQIDRFIPTMAAGKCIGAIAMTEPGAGSDLQGVRTNAKQDGSDWILNGNKVFITNGWMSDVVIVVAVTDREARTAAHGISLFLVEEGMKGFQKGRKLEKIGLKAQDTAELFFEDVRLPADALLGKVNKGFYYLMNELPQERLLIADMGMASSEFMFEETRNYVMQRKAFGKTIAHLQTVQHKLAELKTDICVGRAFVDSCLQLHAEKRLDSNTASMAKYWASDLQNKVATECLQLHGGWGYMWEYPIAKAFVDSRIQPIYGGTNEIMKELIARNIVSQK
- the LOC134007322 gene encoding LOW QUALITY PROTEIN: myosin light chain 3, skeletal muscle isoform-like (The sequence of the model RefSeq protein was modified relative to this genomic sequence to represent the inferred CDS: deleted 1 base in 1 codon), producing the protein MAQDHSLLGLRLLFSFPLLHLHLLKMAEEAPAAASDFSADQIEDFKEAFGLFDRVGDSQVAYNQVADIMRALGQNPTNKDVAKILGNPSADDLANKRLAFDAFLPMLQQVDVIPKGTLDDYVEGLRVFDKEGNGTVMGAELRIVLGTLGEKMTEPEIDALMSGQEDENGSVHYEAFVKHILSV